A single genomic interval of Alistipes provencensis harbors:
- a CDS encoding FAD:protein FMN transferase yields MLKKGICGALAVLVATAFWGCGRRPAYVSVDGVMLGTTLHVVADVRDVSPQELYAAVMELDREAKVSMSIYDSTSLLSRLNRNETDSVDRHIAFNLRLADSIGSLSDGRYDVTVKPLVEAWGFAGKERTEHPNVDSILEFVGREKVRIEAGRLVKDDPRVQLDFNSIAKGYTVDLLAALVEKYGAENYIVDIGGEVRCRGVNRQGNPWRIGIETPFDGNMSNGEYLQKRVRLHDGGLATSGNYRRFYLDKEGNKVAHTIDPRTGRSAVSRLLSVTVVAPTCAEADALGTMFLAMGADDALAAAAAMPGVKVYFILADGSDGYEEYVSPAMEALIMQ; encoded by the coding sequence ATGCTGAAAAAGGGGATCTGCGGGGCTTTGGCCGTGCTTGTTGCGACCGCTTTCTGGGGCTGCGGACGCCGTCCCGCCTACGTCTCGGTCGACGGGGTGATGCTGGGCACGACGCTGCATGTGGTGGCCGACGTCCGGGACGTCTCGCCGCAGGAGCTTTACGCCGCCGTCATGGAGCTCGACCGCGAAGCCAAGGTGTCGATGTCGATCTACGACTCCACGTCGCTGCTGAGCCGCCTGAACCGCAACGAAACGGACAGCGTCGACCGTCATATCGCCTTTAACCTCCGCCTTGCGGACAGTATCGGCTCCCTGAGCGACGGGCGTTACGACGTGACCGTCAAGCCGTTGGTCGAGGCGTGGGGCTTCGCCGGGAAGGAGCGCACCGAGCATCCGAACGTCGATTCGATCCTCGAATTCGTGGGGCGCGAGAAGGTGCGCATCGAGGCCGGACGTCTGGTCAAGGACGATCCCCGCGTGCAGCTCGATTTCAATTCGATAGCCAAGGGCTATACGGTCGACCTGCTGGCCGCTCTGGTCGAGAAATACGGTGCCGAGAATTACATCGTCGACATCGGCGGCGAGGTCCGCTGCCGGGGCGTCAACCGGCAGGGTAATCCGTGGCGCATCGGCATCGAAACCCCTTTCGACGGCAATATGTCGAACGGCGAATACCTCCAGAAACGGGTCCGGCTGCACGACGGCGGACTGGCTACTTCGGGCAACTACCGCCGTTTCTACCTCGATAAGGAGGGTAATAAAGTCGCCCACACCATCGATCCGCGCACGGGCCGCAGCGCTGTTTCGCGCCTGCTGTCGGTGACGGTCGTGGCCCCGACGTGCGCCGAAGCCGACGCCTTGGGGACCATGTTTCTGGCCATGGGCGCCGACGATGCGCTGGCTGCTGCGGCCGCCATGCCCGGGGTGAAGGTCTATTTCATCCTCGCGGACGGCAGCGACGGTTACGAGGAGTATGTTTCACCGGCTATGGAAGCATTGATTATGCAATAA
- the rpsO gene encoding 30S ribosomal protein S15, whose protein sequence is MAYLTAEKKQELFGQYGKSNTDTGSPESQIALFSYRISHLTNHLKSNKHDFGTQRALLRLVGKRRALLEYLKEVDIERYRAIVKTLNLRK, encoded by the coding sequence ATGGCTTATTTAACAGCTGAGAAAAAGCAGGAGCTTTTCGGCCAGTACGGCAAGTCTAACACCGACACGGGTTCGCCCGAAAGTCAGATCGCGTTGTTTTCCTACCGTATCAGCCACCTTACAAACCACCTCAAAAGCAACAAGCACGACTTCGGAACCCAGCGCGCACTGCTGCGTCTGGTCGGCAAGCGCCGCGCGTTGCTGGAGTACCTCAAGGAGGTCGACATCGAGCGCTACCGCGCAATCGTCAAGACGCTCAATCTCCGCAAGTAA
- the pnp gene encoding polyribonucleotide nucleotidyltransferase: MEEKKLYNAVRKTITLADGRQIEIETGKLAKQADGSVVVKMGDTMLLGTVVAAKDAKPDTDFMPLQVEYKEKYASIGRYPGGFMKREGRANDSEILVARLIDRALRPLFPADYHAEVYVTVNLISADKDIQPDALAGLAASAALAVSDIPFGGPISEVRVARIDGQYVINPNYSEMEKVDLDIMVGGTIDNILMVEGEMKEVSEEVMLGAIKFAHEEIKKHCAVQIELSKELGKDVKRTYCHEVNDEELRQTIIKELYDKAYAIATSGTMKHEREDKFNALEAEFAARYSEEELAEKAPLIHKYFHDDVQKKAMRNMVLNEGLRLDGRKTDEIRPIWCEVGYLPAAHGSAIFTRGETQSLTTVTLGTKLDEKVKDEVLVQGTEQFVLHYNFPPFSTGEAKAARGLSRREIGHGHLAWRALKPMIPLGEENPYAVRIVSDILESNGSSSMATVCAGTLALMDAGVKIKKPVSGIAMGLISDSETGKWAVLSDILGDEDHLGDMDFKVTGTKDGITATQMDIKVDGLSYEVLGAALEQARKGRMHILGKLTECIAEPREDYRPCVPRIVQITIPQDMIGSVIGPGGKVIQDIQKTTNTTITITENNNQGYVDIFGINKEALDGALARIKAIVAIPEVGETYHGKIRSIVAFGAFVEIMPGKDALLHISEIDYKRFETMEETGLKEGDEIDVKLIGVDPKTNKLKLSRKALLPKPEGYVERERRPRPERGERGERRDRGERREHHESKEE, encoded by the coding sequence ATGGAAGAAAAGAAGCTGTACAACGCAGTCCGTAAAACGATCACCCTGGCCGACGGACGCCAGATCGAGATCGAAACGGGCAAACTGGCCAAACAGGCCGACGGCTCGGTCGTCGTCAAGATGGGCGACACGATGCTGCTCGGTACCGTCGTGGCCGCCAAGGATGCAAAACCCGACACCGATTTCATGCCCCTGCAGGTAGAGTACAAGGAGAAGTACGCCTCCATAGGCCGCTATCCCGGCGGCTTCATGAAGCGCGAAGGCCGTGCAAACGACAGCGAGATCCTCGTTGCCCGTCTGATCGACCGCGCACTCCGCCCCCTGTTCCCCGCAGACTACCACGCCGAAGTCTACGTTACGGTCAACCTCATCTCGGCCGACAAGGACATTCAGCCCGACGCGCTGGCCGGACTGGCCGCATCGGCCGCGCTGGCCGTGTCGGACATCCCGTTCGGCGGCCCCATCTCGGAGGTCCGCGTAGCCCGCATCGACGGACAGTACGTCATCAACCCCAACTACTCGGAGATGGAGAAGGTCGACCTCGACATCATGGTCGGCGGTACGATCGACAACATCCTGATGGTCGAGGGCGAGATGAAGGAGGTTTCGGAAGAGGTCATGCTCGGCGCCATCAAGTTCGCGCACGAGGAGATCAAGAAGCACTGCGCCGTACAGATCGAACTCTCGAAGGAGCTGGGCAAGGACGTGAAGCGTACCTACTGCCACGAAGTCAACGACGAGGAACTCCGCCAGACGATCATCAAGGAGCTCTACGACAAGGCTTACGCCATCGCCACGAGCGGCACGATGAAGCACGAGCGCGAGGACAAGTTCAACGCCCTCGAGGCCGAGTTCGCAGCCCGCTACTCGGAGGAGGAGCTCGCCGAGAAGGCTCCGCTGATCCACAAATATTTCCACGACGACGTGCAGAAGAAGGCCATGCGCAACATGGTCCTCAACGAAGGTCTGCGCCTCGACGGCCGCAAGACCGACGAGATCCGCCCGATCTGGTGCGAGGTGGGCTACCTGCCCGCGGCACACGGCTCGGCGATCTTCACCCGCGGCGAGACCCAGTCGCTCACGACCGTGACGCTCGGCACGAAACTCGACGAGAAAGTCAAGGACGAGGTGCTCGTGCAGGGCACCGAGCAGTTCGTGCTCCACTACAACTTCCCGCCGTTCTCGACGGGCGAGGCCAAGGCCGCACGCGGCCTGAGCCGCCGCGAGATCGGCCACGGCCACCTCGCATGGCGCGCCCTGAAGCCGATGATCCCGCTGGGCGAGGAGAACCCCTACGCCGTGCGTATCGTGTCGGACATCCTCGAGTCGAACGGTTCGTCGTCGATGGCTACGGTCTGCGCCGGAACCCTCGCGCTGATGGACGCCGGCGTGAAGATCAAGAAACCCGTATCGGGCATCGCCATGGGTCTGATCTCCGATTCCGAGACCGGCAAGTGGGCCGTGCTGTCGGACATTCTGGGCGATGAGGACCACTTGGGCGACATGGACTTCAAGGTGACGGGTACCAAGGACGGTATCACCGCCACGCAGATGGATATCAAGGTCGACGGACTCTCCTACGAGGTGCTGGGCGCCGCGCTGGAGCAGGCCCGCAAAGGCCGCATGCACATCCTCGGCAAACTCACCGAGTGCATCGCCGAGCCGCGCGAGGACTACCGTCCCTGCGTACCGCGCATCGTACAGATCACCATCCCGCAGGATATGATCGGTTCGGTGATCGGCCCGGGCGGAAAGGTCATCCAAGACATCCAGAAGACCACGAACACCACCATCACCATCACCGAGAACAACAACCAAGGTTATGTCGACATCTTCGGCATCAACAAGGAGGCTCTCGACGGTGCGCTGGCGCGCATCAAGGCCATCGTGGCCATCCCCGAGGTGGGCGAGACGTACCACGGCAAGATCCGTTCGATCGTGGCCTTCGGCGCCTTCGTCGAGATCATGCCCGGCAAGGACGCCCTGCTCCACATCTCGGAGATCGACTACAAGCGCTTCGAGACCATGGAGGAGACCGGCCTGAAGGAGGGCGACGAGATCGATGTCAAGCTGATCGGCGTCGACCCCAAGACCAACAAGCTCAAACTGTCGCGCAAGGCGCTGCTTCCCAAACCCGAGGGTTATGTGGAGCGGGAACGCCGCCCGCGTCCCGAGCGCGGAGAGCGCGGCGAACGCCGCGACCGCGGAGAGCGTCGGGAGCACCACGAGAGCAAGGAGGAGTAA
- the deoC gene encoding deoxyribose-phosphate aldolase codes for MEYANHLNEYAPAWSAAQVDAEVARIRKVAETHNHNTEVYKFCYSAVDLTTLSCNDSVTSVTEFARKAVEFYQKYPHIPNVASICIYPAFVETVGLAVDGTPMKITSVAGGFPAAQTFLEVKALEVAMAVENGADEVDIVLNVGRMLTGEYDEAANEVEVIRTEMDEDVVLKVIIESGALKTPELIRKASLLSMLAGADFVKTSTGKIDVAATPEAAVVMCQAIKDYFDKTGRKVGFKAAGGVRSAEDAALYYTVVEEILGKEWLTTDLFRIGASSAANNLLSAIEGKEVKYF; via the coding sequence ATGGAATACGCCAACCATCTGAATGAATACGCTCCGGCATGGAGCGCCGCGCAGGTCGACGCCGAAGTCGCCCGCATCCGCAAGGTTGCCGAAACACACAACCACAATACCGAGGTCTACAAATTCTGCTACTCGGCCGTCGACCTCACGACCTTGTCGTGCAACGATTCGGTGACCTCCGTCACGGAGTTCGCCCGCAAGGCCGTGGAGTTTTACCAGAAATACCCCCACATTCCCAACGTGGCGTCGATCTGCATCTACCCCGCATTCGTGGAGACCGTGGGGCTGGCCGTGGACGGCACGCCGATGAAGATCACGAGCGTGGCAGGCGGATTCCCCGCCGCGCAGACGTTCCTCGAGGTGAAGGCCCTCGAGGTGGCGATGGCCGTGGAGAACGGAGCCGACGAGGTGGATATCGTGCTGAACGTGGGCCGCATGCTCACGGGCGAGTACGACGAAGCGGCCAACGAAGTGGAGGTGATCCGCACGGAGATGGACGAGGATGTGGTGCTGAAAGTCATCATCGAGTCGGGTGCGCTGAAAACCCCCGAACTGATCCGCAAGGCTTCGCTGCTGTCGATGCTGGCCGGGGCCGATTTCGTGAAGACCTCGACGGGCAAGATCGACGTGGCCGCAACGCCCGAGGCCGCCGTGGTGATGTGTCAGGCCATCAAGGACTATTTCGACAAGACGGGCCGCAAGGTGGGTTTCAAGGCCGCAGGCGGCGTCCGCTCGGCCGAAGACGCCGCACTCTACTACACCGTCGTCGAGGAGATTCTCGGCAAGGAGTGGCTCACGACCGACCTGTTCCGCATCGGTGCCTCCTCGGCCGCCAACAACCTCCTCTCGGCCATCGAGGGCAAAGAGGTGAAGTATTTCTGA
- a CDS encoding 4Fe-4S dicluster domain-containing protein, whose protein sequence is MTTRKRKIVLYTFDCTGCGYCVKVCGNEVLKLVDNGACRFVNVADASRCNGCGRCEQRCPNGAISLKQPDIMKEKLKTAGFCLGGTALLALGVAVTMWLWNALIPEIVGWTSINYWQALGLLLLIRLLFGPFGWSERPRMSRREHRHLHEAMRGMSHSEKREFIRRRMRDLCERGTAADETGKE, encoded by the coding sequence ATGACAACCCGAAAACGAAAAATCGTCTTATACACCTTCGACTGCACCGGATGCGGCTACTGTGTCAAGGTCTGCGGCAACGAGGTCCTCAAACTGGTGGACAACGGAGCCTGCCGCTTCGTCAACGTGGCCGATGCGTCGCGCTGCAACGGATGCGGACGGTGCGAACAGCGATGCCCCAACGGAGCAATTTCACTAAAACAACCGGATATCATGAAAGAAAAACTGAAAACCGCAGGATTCTGCCTCGGAGGTACGGCCCTGCTGGCGCTGGGCGTAGCCGTAACGATGTGGCTGTGGAATGCGCTGATCCCCGAAATCGTCGGATGGACGAGCATCAACTACTGGCAGGCGCTGGGCCTGCTACTGCTGATCCGGCTGCTCTTCGGCCCCTTCGGGTGGTCCGAGCGTCCGCGCATGTCGCGCCGGGAGCACCGCCACCTGCACGAAGCGATGCGCGGCATGTCGCACAGCGAAAAACGGGAGTTCATCCGGCGACGGATGCGCGATTTATGCGAACGGGGAACCGCAGCGGATGAAACCGGAAAAGAATAA
- a CDS encoding RNA polymerase sigma factor yields the protein MKPEKNNPAEVFENYRRQLRAFISRRVDSEAEGEDILQEVFMRFVQTDTVNPIGQVAAWLFRTARNRIIDHSRKRREERMPQMRDPDDESGFVSEITALLADDSSSPEMEYLRALVWEEVEKALGELPAAQRDVFELTEMEGFTFRELAEDTGIPIATLLSRKHYAVKYLRNRLADIYEAFLSD from the coding sequence ATGAAACCGGAAAAGAATAACCCGGCGGAGGTATTCGAGAACTACCGCCGGCAACTGCGGGCCTTCATCTCGCGGCGCGTGGACTCCGAAGCGGAGGGTGAGGACATTCTCCAAGAGGTTTTCATGCGCTTCGTGCAGACCGACACGGTGAACCCCATCGGGCAGGTCGCGGCATGGCTCTTCCGCACGGCCCGCAACCGCATCATCGACCACAGCCGCAAGCGCCGCGAGGAGCGGATGCCGCAGATGCGCGACCCCGACGACGAAAGCGGATTCGTCAGCGAGATCACCGCCCTGCTGGCCGACGACAGCAGTTCGCCCGAAATGGAGTACCTCCGGGCGCTGGTCTGGGAGGAGGTCGAAAAGGCCCTCGGCGAACTGCCTGCCGCCCAGCGCGACGTGTTCGAACTGACCGAAATGGAGGGATTCACCTTCCGGGAGCTCGCCGAGGACACCGGAATCCCCATAGCAACGTTGCTTTCGCGCAAGCATTATGCGGTGAAATACCTTCGCAACCGGTTGGCGGATATCTACGAGGCTTTCCTCTCGGACTGA
- a CDS encoding S41 family peptidase, whose translation MYKNSKHTVLFPLLLAAGVVLGLLLGQYLGRNSTTSQLKSMLGRMALPTNKLTYTLSLIENQYVDSVSMDSLAEHVIPLLVKELDPHSVYIPASEMQALNEPLEGEFDGIGVVFNMATDTVIVLNVIPHGPSDKAGIKAGDRIIEIGDSLVAGRKIPQNNVVKMLRGPRGTTVHLGIGRQGISGLVPIDVERGVIPIRSIESAFRIVDGVGYVKLGQFARTTYDEFHKALASLRAEGVTKLIFDLRGNSGGFLDQAIAVANEFLHKDQLIVYTEDRRHEQLREYADGNGSAQDMEVVVLIDEGSASSSEILAGALQDNDRGTIVGRRSFGKGLVQRQIPYSDGSALRLTTARYYTPTGRSIQKPYTIGDDESYEEDIWNRYKNNEFFSADSIHFADSLKRTTPGGKVVYGGGGIMPDVFIPADTTDVTKYFVEVSGRNILYRYTIEYADRHREALNAVKTIDELQALLDSDKTLVDDFVRYAARKGVAPRYGDIARSRRLIEAQLRAYIGRNTTLEDNGFYANIYPVDNVIVRAIGILKEDKND comes from the coding sequence ATGTACAAAAACTCGAAACACACCGTCCTTTTCCCGTTGCTGCTGGCCGCGGGTGTAGTTCTGGGCTTGCTTCTGGGGCAGTATCTGGGACGCAATTCCACCACTTCGCAGCTCAAGAGCATGCTCGGGCGCATGGCGCTGCCCACGAACAAGCTGACCTATACGCTGTCGCTGATCGAGAACCAGTATGTCGATTCGGTGTCGATGGACTCCCTTGCGGAGCACGTCATTCCGCTGCTCGTCAAGGAACTCGACCCCCATTCGGTCTACATCCCCGCTTCGGAGATGCAGGCGCTGAACGAGCCCCTCGAAGGGGAGTTCGACGGTATCGGCGTGGTCTTCAACATGGCTACCGACACGGTGATCGTGCTGAATGTCATCCCGCACGGGCCCAGCGACAAGGCTGGGATCAAGGCCGGGGACCGCATCATCGAGATCGGCGACTCGCTGGTCGCCGGGCGGAAAATCCCCCAGAACAACGTTGTGAAGATGTTGCGCGGACCGCGCGGCACGACGGTGCATCTGGGTATCGGGCGGCAGGGCATCTCCGGACTGGTGCCGATCGACGTCGAGCGCGGCGTGATCCCGATCAGGAGCATCGAATCGGCTTTCCGCATCGTCGACGGCGTGGGTTATGTCAAACTGGGACAGTTTGCGCGGACCACCTACGACGAGTTCCACAAGGCGCTGGCCTCGCTGCGAGCCGAGGGAGTCACGAAGCTGATCTTCGACCTCCGGGGCAATTCGGGCGGGTTCCTCGATCAGGCGATCGCCGTGGCCAACGAGTTCCTGCACAAGGATCAACTGATTGTCTATACCGAAGACCGCCGCCACGAACAGCTCCGGGAATATGCCGACGGCAACGGCTCGGCACAGGACATGGAGGTCGTGGTGCTGATCGACGAGGGGAGCGCCTCGTCGAGCGAAATCCTCGCCGGAGCGTTGCAGGACAACGACCGTGGAACGATCGTCGGACGCCGCTCCTTCGGCAAGGGACTCGTGCAGCGTCAAATACCGTACAGCGACGGATCGGCCCTGCGGCTGACCACGGCGCGTTACTACACCCCCACGGGCCGCTCGATCCAGAAGCCCTACACCATCGGCGACGACGAGAGCTACGAGGAGGATATCTGGAACCGGTATAAGAACAACGAGTTTTTCTCGGCCGACAGCATTCATTTCGCCGATTCGCTCAAACGGACGACGCCGGGCGGAAAGGTGGTTTACGGCGGAGGCGGCATCATGCCCGACGTCTTCATCCCGGCCGATACGACCGACGTGACGAAATACTTCGTCGAGGTGTCGGGCCGCAACATTCTCTACCGCTATACGATCGAGTATGCCGACCGGCACCGCGAGGCGCTCAACGCCGTGAAGACCATCGACGAACTGCAGGCGCTGCTCGACAGCGACAAGACCCTTGTCGACGATTTCGTCCGCTATGCCGCCCGCAAGGGCGTTGCGCCGCGCTATGGTGACATCGCCCGCTCGCGCCGGCTGATCGAGGCTCAGCTCCGAGCCTACATCGGCCGCAACACGACGCTGGAGGATAACGGTTTCTATGCGAACATCTATCCCGTGGACAACGTGATCGTGCGCGCTATCGGGATATTGAAGGAGGATAAAAATGATTAA
- a CDS encoding DUF3078 domain-containing protein → MKHFYPILALAALLFVSIPASAQISIDEVNAEQQSVTFQDKLKSTPVDVDYFNLARYKAERAAIRKERNYLEFGGGLQGSLTSYNDPWISVSGGDNSIALVGTFNLRHVFKKNLFSIETKFSAKLGYNRMKVETQRVGPDGKPMVDESGNKIMDSEGVWFKNQDELLIWVNPAFEMAKNWSYGSIIQFRSQFVNGYKSRSEQEKKHLKSKFMTPGYLDISFGITYKSPKPKFPITVNISPLALNATFAESDWIRMRQVDKDNNEIKPAYPYGIEDPDKTSKYEGGSSVEIGFDRTFGKTGYLRYRTTVQSFYGWISDIGQKNKIGDYTKYLTAYDKWVADGSNIKDKPRLPIHPTVRWENTIDIKATKYLSTTLSFQLYYNRAQNVDVQTRTLLSVGLTYTFKNK, encoded by the coding sequence ATGAAACATTTTTACCCGATCCTCGCACTGGCGGCCCTCCTGTTCGTGTCCATTCCGGCTTCGGCCCAGATTTCGATCGACGAGGTCAATGCCGAGCAGCAGAGCGTGACTTTTCAGGATAAGCTGAAGTCCACCCCCGTCGACGTCGACTATTTCAATCTGGCCCGTTACAAGGCCGAACGTGCGGCCATCCGCAAGGAGCGCAACTACCTCGAGTTCGGCGGCGGCCTGCAAGGTTCGCTGACCTCCTACAACGACCCGTGGATTTCGGTCTCGGGCGGTGATAACTCCATTGCACTGGTCGGGACTTTCAACCTGCGCCATGTCTTCAAGAAGAACCTCTTTTCCATCGAAACCAAGTTCAGTGCCAAGCTGGGCTACAACCGTATGAAGGTCGAGACCCAGCGCGTGGGTCCGGACGGTAAGCCGATGGTCGACGAGAGCGGAAACAAGATCATGGACAGCGAGGGTGTCTGGTTCAAGAATCAGGATGAGTTGTTGATTTGGGTGAACCCTGCCTTCGAGATGGCCAAGAACTGGTCCTACGGTTCGATCATCCAGTTCCGCAGCCAGTTCGTCAACGGCTATAAATCGCGTTCCGAGCAGGAGAAGAAGCACCTCAAAAGCAAGTTCATGACCCCGGGTTATCTCGATATTTCGTTCGGTATCACCTACAAGAGCCCCAAGCCCAAGTTCCCGATCACGGTCAATATCTCGCCGCTCGCCCTGAACGCCACGTTCGCCGAAAGCGACTGGATTCGCATGCGGCAGGTGGATAAGGACAATAATGAGATCAAACCGGCCTATCCCTACGGTATCGAAGACCCCGACAAGACTTCGAAATACGAGGGAGGTTCGTCGGTCGAAATCGGTTTCGACCGGACCTTCGGCAAGACGGGTTATCTGCGCTATCGCACTACGGTCCAGTCTTTCTACGGCTGGATTTCCGATATCGGCCAGAAGAACAAGATCGGCGATTATACCAAATACCTGACGGCTTACGACAAATGGGTTGCCGACGGCAGCAATATCAAGGACAAACCCCGCCTGCCGATCCACCCCACGGTGCGTTGGGAAAATACCATCGACATCAAGGCAACAAAATACCTCTCGACGACGTTGAGTTTCCAGTTGTATTACAACCGGGCGCAGAATGTCGACGTGCAGACCCGGACGCTGCTGAGCGTCGGTTTGACGTATACCTTTAAGAACAAGTAA
- the nfo gene encoding deoxyribonuclease IV, with amino-acid sequence MKYFGAHVSAAGGVDNAPANAHAIGATAFALFTKNQRQWVAKPLTTGEIDAFRKACDTYGYRPEQILPHDSYLINLGHPEEEALEKSRAAFLDEMQRCELLGLDRLNFHPGSHLQKITEEESLDRIAESINIALDKTRGVTAVIENTAGQGSNLGFRFEHLRYLIDRVEDKSRVGVCIDTCHAFAAGYDLRTAEACDATFAELERVVGFNYLKGMHLNDAMKILGSRVDRHTPLGEGMIGMECFRYIARDKRFDGIPLILETPDEARWGEEIARLKAFAEEA; translated from the coding sequence ATGAAATATTTCGGAGCTCATGTAAGCGCCGCGGGAGGTGTGGACAACGCCCCCGCCAATGCGCACGCAATAGGGGCCACGGCCTTCGCACTCTTCACCAAGAACCAGCGCCAGTGGGTGGCCAAGCCGCTCACCACGGGCGAGATCGACGCTTTCCGCAAGGCGTGCGACACCTACGGCTACCGCCCGGAACAAATACTGCCCCACGACTCGTACCTCATCAACCTCGGGCATCCCGAGGAGGAAGCATTGGAAAAGTCGCGCGCAGCGTTTCTCGACGAAATGCAGCGATGCGAACTGCTGGGGCTCGACCGCCTGAACTTCCACCCCGGCAGCCATCTGCAGAAGATCACCGAGGAGGAGAGCCTCGACCGGATCGCCGAGTCGATCAACATCGCCCTCGACAAGACCCGCGGCGTGACGGCCGTGATCGAGAACACCGCCGGGCAGGGTTCGAACCTCGGGTTCCGCTTCGAACACCTCCGTTACCTGATTGACCGTGTGGAGGACAAGTCGCGCGTAGGCGTCTGCATCGACACCTGCCACGCCTTTGCAGCGGGGTACGACCTGCGTACCGCCGAGGCGTGCGACGCGACGTTCGCCGAACTGGAGCGCGTCGTGGGATTCAACTACCTGAAAGGCATGCACCTGAACGATGCGATGAAGATTCTGGGCAGCCGCGTCGACCGTCACACGCCGCTGGGCGAAGGGATGATCGGCATGGAGTGTTTCCGCTACATCGCCCGCGACAAACGGTTCGACGGCATTCCGCTGATCCTCGAAACCCCGGACGAAGCGCGCTGGGGCGAGGAGATCGCCCGATTGAAAGCATTCGCCGAAGAGGCATAG
- a CDS encoding aspartate aminotransferase family protein — protein MNSILRKQFLAHVAQTSPSPMLVEVARAEGSFFYTPEGKRYFDLVAGVSVSNVGHANPAVVRAVQEQAARYMHVMVYGELVETPQVEYAAKIASLLPAPLESVYFVNSGAEAVEGALKLAKRYTGRTEMISMRRAYHGSTHGAMSVMGAPEGEEWKGAFRPLLPDVQAIEFNDFDALNRITRRTACVLAEPVQGEAGVRPPHPGYLEALRRRCDEVGALLIFDEIQTGMGRTGELFAMLKYGVTPDIVCLAKAFGGGMPLGAFVSSREIMDTLQENPVLGHITTFGGHPVCCAAGLAALNYLLDNRVVETVEAKGALYESLLAGHPAVREIRRSGLLLAVELGEPAKLYRIMELFKEAGILSDWFLFCDTAFRISPPLTISGEEVRESAAIIRDCLDRV, from the coding sequence ATGAATAGTATTTTACGCAAACAATTCCTCGCGCATGTCGCTCAGACCTCGCCGTCGCCGATGCTGGTGGAGGTCGCGCGCGCCGAGGGTTCGTTTTTCTATACCCCCGAAGGGAAACGTTATTTCGATCTGGTGGCGGGTGTGTCGGTGAGCAATGTCGGTCACGCGAATCCCGCCGTGGTGCGTGCCGTGCAGGAGCAGGCCGCACGTTACATGCATGTGATGGTCTACGGCGAACTGGTCGAGACCCCGCAGGTGGAGTACGCCGCGAAGATTGCGTCGCTGCTGCCTGCGCCGCTCGAAAGCGTCTATTTCGTCAACTCGGGCGCCGAGGCGGTCGAGGGGGCTCTCAAACTGGCCAAACGCTATACCGGACGCACCGAAATGATCTCCATGCGCCGCGCCTACCACGGTTCGACGCACGGGGCGATGAGCGTGATGGGCGCCCCCGAGGGCGAGGAGTGGAAAGGAGCGTTCCGGCCCCTGCTGCCCGATGTGCAGGCCATCGAGTTCAACGATTTCGACGCCCTGAACCGCATCACGCGCCGCACGGCCTGCGTACTTGCCGAGCCCGTGCAGGGCGAGGCGGGCGTCCGGCCGCCGCATCCGGGGTATCTGGAGGCCCTGCGCCGGCGTTGCGACGAGGTGGGGGCGCTGCTGATCTTCGACGAGATTCAGACCGGCATGGGCCGCACGGGCGAACTGTTCGCCATGCTCAAATACGGCGTCACGCCCGACATCGTCTGTCTGGCCAAAGCCTTCGGCGGCGGCATGCCTTTGGGGGCGTTCGTTTCGAGCCGCGAAATTATGGACACCTTGCAGGAAAACCCCGTGCTGGGGCATATCACCACCTTCGGCGGCCATCCGGTCTGCTGTGCGGCCGGTCTGGCGGCGCTGAACTACCTGCTGGACAACCGGGTGGTCGAAACCGTCGAGGCGAAGGGAGCGTTGTACGAATCGCTGCTCGCCGGCCATCCTGCCGTGCGGGAAATTCGCCGCTCGGGACTGCTGCTGGCCGTCGAACTGGGCGAGCCGGCGAAACTCTACCGCATCATGGAGCTTTTCAAGGAGGCGGGCATCCTGAGCGACTGGTTCCTGTTCTGCGACACGGCGTTCCGCATCTCGCCGCCGCTCACGATCTCCGGCGAAGAGGTCCGCGAAAGCGCTGCGATTATCCGGGATTGTCTGGATCGGGTCTGA